The sequence TCGAAAGCCCTGGTCACTGTCAAGTTGTTGAATAAGATACGTTCATACAACTGATCGTCCTCACCACCCCAACCCCAGAACAAATTTGAATAGCCGTTAATTTGTTGAAAATCATGGGTTGAAATTGCGCTGACACCACCGAAAAAGTTTCTGGCAACTGGCCTGtaatatttcaaattgaaaaatagtaTATGTTATTATCCCTACCTTACCTTACCTTATGTTATTATCCTACCTATTATCAATTACAATTATAATGCGGAGTATTTAATATACCTGTAATTATCCCAATAGTCGATTGAAAAAGCCATTTGCCGTGGTTTCCCATCTTCTGGACATGAGTAAGTGTGTCCGTCATTTTCTGGTATAAAATCAACGTCATGAAATATGAAACATGGAAACTTATCCTGTAATAGAGCCTCAGTAAAGCCAATGTTTAACAGCATTCCTCGATTGAACGATGCACCTTCTGTTCGTTATGGAGAAAATGCAAAATCAGCATCAACAGAATCGTGTGTAAGATTGTGTGAGcctattttatttgataacCTAACTAGATTGCTCTACGACTATGACTATGACTACGACTACGACTATGACTACGACTATGATGGTGTAGCTTAGTTGCTGTCGCTGGAGGAACGGGTGCAAGTGGCGAAGAAAAATAGGCAAAT is a genomic window of Daphnia pulicaria isolate SC F1-1A chromosome 2, SC_F0-13Bv2, whole genome shotgun sequence containing:
- the LOC124326920 gene encoding beta-1,4-N-acetylgalactosaminyltransferase bre-4-like, producing MLLNIGFTEALLQDKFPCFIFHDVDFIPENDGHTYSCPEDGKPRQMAFSIDYWDNYRPVARNFFGGVSAISTHDFQQINGYSNLFWGWGGEDDQLYERILFNNLTVTRAFDDQPSLVNRARYKTLSHKKAEPNPDRKKILQEGSVRFKTDGLSNLQYRRLDLQFKPFYTHILVDIQNNIPL